One Kryptolebias marmoratus isolate JLee-2015 linkage group LG21, ASM164957v2, whole genome shotgun sequence DNA segment encodes these proteins:
- the LOC108230383 gene encoding U2 snRNP-associated SURP motif-containing protein isoform X2, protein MADRTPGSQKASAKALLESKLKSFSIGKMAVAKRTLSKKEQDEIKKKEDERAAAEIYEEFLAAFEGGTEGKVKTFVRGGIANATKEEAAADEKRGKLYKPRSRFETPAKSILPLETPSQFLPLDKRNTVKKTSEKEKKKSNLELFKEELKQIQEERNERHKMKGRVSRFEPLPGMEGRRSSDGSSRRNRPSSVLDDSAPGSHDVGDPSTTNLYLGNINPQMNEEMLCQEFGRYGPLASVKIMWPRTDEERARERNCGFVAFMNRRDAERALKNLNGKMIMNFEMKLGWGKGVPIPPHPIYIPPSMMEHTLPPPPSGLPFNAQPRERLKNPNAPLLPPPKNKEEFEKTLSQAIVKVVIPTERNLLSLIHRMIEFVVREGPMFEAMVMNREINNPMYRFLFDNQSPAHVYYRWKLYTILQGETPAKWRTEDFRMFKNGSLWRPPPLNPYLHGPYDDGEEGEEEDEANKKGCLKEEERDKLEEMLRGLTPRRGDIAEAMLFCLNHAEAAEEIVECVTESLSILKTPLPKKIARLYLVSDVLYNSSAKVTNASYYRKYFETKLCQIFSDLNATYKAIQGHLQSENFKQRVMSCFRAWEDWAVYPDPFLIKLQNIFLGLVNLSSEKEVPSVVPEPEPAEDLDGAPFGEYVDGTPLEDVDGVPIDARALDGAPIDGAPLDDLDGVPIKQMEDDIDGIPFDQSKEATFKVAPSKWEAVDEAELEAQAVTTSKWEIFEQPEESKKDEEDSDDDDRSPRSDDNQSYSNPIRDDSDMKAKMSEMNEEKRSKLREIEVKVMKFQDELESGKRPKKPGQSIQEQVEHYRDKLLQKEKEKEKLEREKEREKKEKEKAETRLKELKKEKEKDDTPTRKERKRHHSGSPSPTRSSSRRGRSTSPRSERSERSDRSYSKDTSSRASHKDSPRSSNKKSSKRSPSSPRTPKRSKRSRSRTPKKSTKKSRSRSRSPHRSHKKSKKSKH, encoded by the exons ATGGCGGACCGGACGCCTGGCTCTCAAAAAGCTAGCGCAAAG GCGCTGCTCGAGAGCAAACTCAAATCTTTCAGCATCGGGAAAATGGCAGTGGCCAAAAGAACCCTGAGCAAGAAGGAGCAAGATGAAATCAAGAAAAAG GAAGACGAGCGGGCGGCAGCAGAGATTTATGAAGAGTTTCTTGCTGCTTTTGAAGGAGGCACAGAGGGCAAAGTCAAGACTTTTGTCCGTGGGGGGATTGCAAATGCTACAAAGG aagaagcagctgctgatgaAAAGAGAGGAAAGCTATACAAGCCCAGATCACGCTTTGAGACCCCAGCAAAAAGCATCCTGCCTTTGGAGACGCCGTCTCAGTTTTTACCATTAGACAAAAGAAAT ACTGTGAAGAAAActagtgaaaaagaaaagaagaagagcaaCTTGGAGCTCTTCAAAGAAGAACTTAAACA gatCCAGGAAGAGAGGAACGAAAGGCACAAGATGAAAGGACGTGTCAGTCGTTTCGAACCTCTGCCCGGCATGGAGGGCAGGCGCTCAT cggATGGTTCTTCAAGAAGAAACCGTCCGTCCAGTG TTTTGGATGACAGCGCCCCAGGTTCCCATGATGTCGGAGACCCTTCCACTACTAACTTGTATCTTGGAAACATCAACCCACAG ATGAATGAGGAGATGTTGTGTCAGGAGTTTGGCCGTTATGGCCCTCTAGCCAGTGTGAAAATCATGTGGCCCCGGACGGATGAGGAGAGAGCTCGGGAGAGGAATTGTGGCTTTGTGGCCTTCATGAACAGGAGAGATGCTGAGCGAGCGCTCAAGAACCTAAATG GGAAAATGATAATGAACTTTGAGATGAAATTGGGGTGGGGCAAAGGTGTGCCCATTCCACCACATCCCATCTATATTCCTCCTTCTATGATGGAGCATACTCTCCCACCGCCTCCCTCTGGCCTACCGTTCAACGCCCAGCCCAGAGAGAGGCTAAAAAACCCAAATGCTCCCCTGCTTCCTCCACCGAAGAACAAGGAGGAGTTTGAGAAG ACTCTGTCGCAAGCCATAGTCAAAGTGGTTATCCCAACAGAAAg GAATTTGCTCTCTCTCATCCACCGCATGATCGAATTTGTGGTGCGTGAAGGCCCGATGTTTGAAGCCATGGTCATGAACCGAGAAATCAACAATCCGATGTACAG atttttatttgacaacCAGAGCCCGGCACATGTATATTACCGTTGGAAACTCTACACTATACTACAG GGTGAAACACCAGCCAAATGGCGAACAGAGGACTTTagaatgtttaaaaatggctcTTTGTGGCGTCCGCCGCCCCTTAATCCATACCTTCATGGTCCTTACGATGATGgagaggaaggggaggaggaggacgaggccAACAAGAAAGGCTGCTTGAAAGAAGA GGAGCGGGACAAATTGGAGGAGATGCTTCGAGGGTTGACTCCTCGGAGGGGCGACATTGCCGAGGCCATGCTGTTTTGTCTGAACCacgctgaagcagctgaagagatTGTCGAGTGCGTCACGGAGTCTCTCTCCATCCTAAAGACGCCTTTACCAAAAAAG attGCGCGGTTGTATCTAGTTTCTGATGTGCTCTACAACTCTTCTGCCAAAGTAACCAATGCGTCTTACTACAGAAAATA TTTTGAGACAAAGCTCTGCCAGATTTTCTCAGATCTCAACGCCACATACAAGGCAATCCAGGGGCACCTCCAGAGTGAGAACTTTAAG CAAAGGGTGATGTCGTGTTTCCGGGCGTGGGAAGACTGGGCCGTGTACCCTGATCCTTTCCTCATCAAGCTGCAGAACATCTTCCTGGGTCTTGTTAACCTCTCCTCAGAAAAGGAGGTCCCAAGTGTCGTTCCAGAG CCGGAGCCTGCAGAAGACCTCGACGGGGCTCCTTTTGGTGAATATGTGGACGGCACGCCGCTGGAGGATGTAGACGGTGTGCCCATCGATGCAAGGGCCCTGGATGGGGCACCAATCGACGGGGCCCCTCTGGATGACTTGGATGGAGTTCCCATTAAGCAGATGGAAGATGACATTGATGGAATACCTT TTGATCAGTCAAAGGAGGCAACATTCAAGGTAGCACCGTCAAAATGGGAAGCAGTGGATGAGGCAGAGCTGGAGGCTCAAG CTGTAACGACCTCCAAATGGGAAATATTCGAGCAACCAGAAGAATCCAAAAA GGATGAGGAGGACAGCGATGATGACGACAGGAGCCCTCGCTCAGACGATAACCAGAGCTACTCCAACCCCATCAGAGACGATTCGGACATGAAGGCCAAGATGTCTGAAATGAATGAGGAGAAACGCAGCAAGCTCAGAGAGATTGAG gTTAAAGTCATGAAGTTCCAGGATGAATTGGAGTCTGGGAAAAGACCCAAGAAGCCCGGTCAGAGCATtcaggagcaggtggagcacTACAGGGACAAACTATTACAGAAG gagaaagaaaaggagaaactaGAACgggagaaagagagggagaaaaaagaaaaggagaaagccGAGACACGGttaaaagagctgaagaagGAAAAGGAGAAGGATGACACCCCGACACGGAAGGAGAG GAAGCGACATCACAGCGGGTCTCCCAGTCCCACGAGGAGTAGCAGCAGACGAGGCCGGTCCACCTCGCCTCGCTCTGAAAGGTCGGAACGCTCCGATCGGTCTTACTCTAAAGACACATCTTCCCGCGCGTCCCACAAAGATTCCCCTCGATCCAGCAACAAAAAATCATCCAAGAG ATCTCCATCTTCACCTCGCACACCTAAACGATCGAAGAGGTCGCGGTCCAGAACGCCCAAGAAATCAACAAAGAAGTCCCGCTCCAGATCAAGGTCTCCTCACAGATCTCACAAAAAGTCAAAGAAGAGCAAACACTGA
- the LOC108230383 gene encoding U2 snRNP-associated SURP motif-containing protein isoform X3, which produces MADRTPGSQKASAKALLESKLKSFSIGKMAVAKRTLSKKEQDEIKKKEDERAAAEIYEEFLAAFEGGTEGKVKTFVRGGIANATKEEAAADEKRGKLYKPRSRFETPAKSILPLETPSQFLPLDKRNTVKKTSEKEKKKSNLELFKEELKQIQEERNERHKMKGRVSRFEPLPGMEGRRSFLDDSAPGSHDVGDPSTTNLYLGNINPQMNEEMLCQEFGRYGPLASVKIMWPRTDEERARERNCGFVAFMNRRDAERALKNLNGKMIMNFEMKLGWGKGVPIPPHPIYIPPSMMEHTLPPPPSGLPFNAQPRERLKNPNAPLLPPPKNKEEFEKTLSQAIVKVVIPTERNLLSLIHRMIEFVVREGPMFEAMVMNREINNPMYRFLFDNQSPAHVYYRWKLYTILQGETPAKWRTEDFRMFKNGSLWRPPPLNPYLHGPYDDGEEGEEEDEANKKGCLKEEERDKLEEMLRGLTPRRGDIAEAMLFCLNHAEAAEEIVECVTESLSILKTPLPKKIARLYLVSDVLYNSSAKVTNASYYRKYFETKLCQIFSDLNATYKAIQGHLQSENFKQRVMSCFRAWEDWAVYPDPFLIKLQNIFLGLVNLSSEKEVPSVVPEPEPAEDLDGAPFGEYVDGTPLEDVDGVPIDARALDGAPIDGAPLDDLDGVPIKQMEDDIDGIPFDQSKEATFKVAPSKWEAVDEAELEAQAVTTSKWEIFEQPEESKKDEEDSDDDDRSPRSDDNQSYSNPIRDDSDMKAKMSEMNEEKRSKLREIEVKVMKFQDELESGKRPKKPGQSIQEQVEHYRDKLLQKEKEKEKLEREKEREKKEKEKAETRLKELKKEKEKDDTPTRKESRKRHHSGSPSPTRSSSRRGRSTSPRSERSERSDRSYSKDTSSRASHKDSPRSSNKKSSKRSPSSPRTPKRSKRSRSRTPKKSTKKSRSRSRSPHRSHKKSKKSKH; this is translated from the exons ATGGCGGACCGGACGCCTGGCTCTCAAAAAGCTAGCGCAAAG GCGCTGCTCGAGAGCAAACTCAAATCTTTCAGCATCGGGAAAATGGCAGTGGCCAAAAGAACCCTGAGCAAGAAGGAGCAAGATGAAATCAAGAAAAAG GAAGACGAGCGGGCGGCAGCAGAGATTTATGAAGAGTTTCTTGCTGCTTTTGAAGGAGGCACAGAGGGCAAAGTCAAGACTTTTGTCCGTGGGGGGATTGCAAATGCTACAAAGG aagaagcagctgctgatgaAAAGAGAGGAAAGCTATACAAGCCCAGATCACGCTTTGAGACCCCAGCAAAAAGCATCCTGCCTTTGGAGACGCCGTCTCAGTTTTTACCATTAGACAAAAGAAAT ACTGTGAAGAAAActagtgaaaaagaaaagaagaagagcaaCTTGGAGCTCTTCAAAGAAGAACTTAAACA gatCCAGGAAGAGAGGAACGAAAGGCACAAGATGAAAGGACGTGTCAGTCGTTTCGAACCTCTGCCCGGCATGGAGGGCAGGCGCTCAT TTTTGGATGACAGCGCCCCAGGTTCCCATGATGTCGGAGACCCTTCCACTACTAACTTGTATCTTGGAAACATCAACCCACAG ATGAATGAGGAGATGTTGTGTCAGGAGTTTGGCCGTTATGGCCCTCTAGCCAGTGTGAAAATCATGTGGCCCCGGACGGATGAGGAGAGAGCTCGGGAGAGGAATTGTGGCTTTGTGGCCTTCATGAACAGGAGAGATGCTGAGCGAGCGCTCAAGAACCTAAATG GGAAAATGATAATGAACTTTGAGATGAAATTGGGGTGGGGCAAAGGTGTGCCCATTCCACCACATCCCATCTATATTCCTCCTTCTATGATGGAGCATACTCTCCCACCGCCTCCCTCTGGCCTACCGTTCAACGCCCAGCCCAGAGAGAGGCTAAAAAACCCAAATGCTCCCCTGCTTCCTCCACCGAAGAACAAGGAGGAGTTTGAGAAG ACTCTGTCGCAAGCCATAGTCAAAGTGGTTATCCCAACAGAAAg GAATTTGCTCTCTCTCATCCACCGCATGATCGAATTTGTGGTGCGTGAAGGCCCGATGTTTGAAGCCATGGTCATGAACCGAGAAATCAACAATCCGATGTACAG atttttatttgacaacCAGAGCCCGGCACATGTATATTACCGTTGGAAACTCTACACTATACTACAG GGTGAAACACCAGCCAAATGGCGAACAGAGGACTTTagaatgtttaaaaatggctcTTTGTGGCGTCCGCCGCCCCTTAATCCATACCTTCATGGTCCTTACGATGATGgagaggaaggggaggaggaggacgaggccAACAAGAAAGGCTGCTTGAAAGAAGA GGAGCGGGACAAATTGGAGGAGATGCTTCGAGGGTTGACTCCTCGGAGGGGCGACATTGCCGAGGCCATGCTGTTTTGTCTGAACCacgctgaagcagctgaagagatTGTCGAGTGCGTCACGGAGTCTCTCTCCATCCTAAAGACGCCTTTACCAAAAAAG attGCGCGGTTGTATCTAGTTTCTGATGTGCTCTACAACTCTTCTGCCAAAGTAACCAATGCGTCTTACTACAGAAAATA TTTTGAGACAAAGCTCTGCCAGATTTTCTCAGATCTCAACGCCACATACAAGGCAATCCAGGGGCACCTCCAGAGTGAGAACTTTAAG CAAAGGGTGATGTCGTGTTTCCGGGCGTGGGAAGACTGGGCCGTGTACCCTGATCCTTTCCTCATCAAGCTGCAGAACATCTTCCTGGGTCTTGTTAACCTCTCCTCAGAAAAGGAGGTCCCAAGTGTCGTTCCAGAG CCGGAGCCTGCAGAAGACCTCGACGGGGCTCCTTTTGGTGAATATGTGGACGGCACGCCGCTGGAGGATGTAGACGGTGTGCCCATCGATGCAAGGGCCCTGGATGGGGCACCAATCGACGGGGCCCCTCTGGATGACTTGGATGGAGTTCCCATTAAGCAGATGGAAGATGACATTGATGGAATACCTT TTGATCAGTCAAAGGAGGCAACATTCAAGGTAGCACCGTCAAAATGGGAAGCAGTGGATGAGGCAGAGCTGGAGGCTCAAG CTGTAACGACCTCCAAATGGGAAATATTCGAGCAACCAGAAGAATCCAAAAA GGATGAGGAGGACAGCGATGATGACGACAGGAGCCCTCGCTCAGACGATAACCAGAGCTACTCCAACCCCATCAGAGACGATTCGGACATGAAGGCCAAGATGTCTGAAATGAATGAGGAGAAACGCAGCAAGCTCAGAGAGATTGAG gTTAAAGTCATGAAGTTCCAGGATGAATTGGAGTCTGGGAAAAGACCCAAGAAGCCCGGTCAGAGCATtcaggagcaggtggagcacTACAGGGACAAACTATTACAGAAG gagaaagaaaaggagaaactaGAACgggagaaagagagggagaaaaaagaaaaggagaaagccGAGACACGGttaaaagagctgaagaagGAAAAGGAGAAGGATGACACCCCGACACGGAAGGAGAG CAGGAAGCGACATCACAGCGGGTCTCCCAGTCCCACGAGGAGTAGCAGCAGACGAGGCCGGTCCACCTCGCCTCGCTCTGAAAGGTCGGAACGCTCCGATCGGTCTTACTCTAAAGACACATCTTCCCGCGCGTCCCACAAAGATTCCCCTCGATCCAGCAACAAAAAATCATCCAAGAG ATCTCCATCTTCACCTCGCACACCTAAACGATCGAAGAGGTCGCGGTCCAGAACGCCCAAGAAATCAACAAAGAAGTCCCGCTCCAGATCAAGGTCTCCTCACAGATCTCACAAAAAGTCAAAGAAGAGCAAACACTGA
- the LOC108230383 gene encoding U2 snRNP-associated SURP motif-containing protein isoform X1: protein MADRTPGSQKASAKALLESKLKSFSIGKMAVAKRTLSKKEQDEIKKKEDERAAAEIYEEFLAAFEGGTEGKVKTFVRGGIANATKEEAAADEKRGKLYKPRSRFETPAKSILPLETPSQFLPLDKRNTVKKTSEKEKKKSNLELFKEELKQIQEERNERHKMKGRVSRFEPLPGMEGRRSSDGSSRRNRPSSVLDDSAPGSHDVGDPSTTNLYLGNINPQMNEEMLCQEFGRYGPLASVKIMWPRTDEERARERNCGFVAFMNRRDAERALKNLNGKMIMNFEMKLGWGKGVPIPPHPIYIPPSMMEHTLPPPPSGLPFNAQPRERLKNPNAPLLPPPKNKEEFEKTLSQAIVKVVIPTERNLLSLIHRMIEFVVREGPMFEAMVMNREINNPMYRFLFDNQSPAHVYYRWKLYTILQGETPAKWRTEDFRMFKNGSLWRPPPLNPYLHGPYDDGEEGEEEDEANKKGCLKEEERDKLEEMLRGLTPRRGDIAEAMLFCLNHAEAAEEIVECVTESLSILKTPLPKKIARLYLVSDVLYNSSAKVTNASYYRKYFETKLCQIFSDLNATYKAIQGHLQSENFKQRVMSCFRAWEDWAVYPDPFLIKLQNIFLGLVNLSSEKEVPSVVPEPEPAEDLDGAPFGEYVDGTPLEDVDGVPIDARALDGAPIDGAPLDDLDGVPIKQMEDDIDGIPFDQSKEATFKVAPSKWEAVDEAELEAQAVTTSKWEIFEQPEESKKDEEDSDDDDRSPRSDDNQSYSNPIRDDSDMKAKMSEMNEEKRSKLREIEVKVMKFQDELESGKRPKKPGQSIQEQVEHYRDKLLQKEKEKEKLEREKEREKKEKEKAETRLKELKKEKEKDDTPTRKESRKRHHSGSPSPTRSSSRRGRSTSPRSERSERSDRSYSKDTSSRASHKDSPRSSNKKSSKRSPSSPRTPKRSKRSRSRTPKKSTKKSRSRSRSPHRSHKKSKKSKH from the exons ATGGCGGACCGGACGCCTGGCTCTCAAAAAGCTAGCGCAAAG GCGCTGCTCGAGAGCAAACTCAAATCTTTCAGCATCGGGAAAATGGCAGTGGCCAAAAGAACCCTGAGCAAGAAGGAGCAAGATGAAATCAAGAAAAAG GAAGACGAGCGGGCGGCAGCAGAGATTTATGAAGAGTTTCTTGCTGCTTTTGAAGGAGGCACAGAGGGCAAAGTCAAGACTTTTGTCCGTGGGGGGATTGCAAATGCTACAAAGG aagaagcagctgctgatgaAAAGAGAGGAAAGCTATACAAGCCCAGATCACGCTTTGAGACCCCAGCAAAAAGCATCCTGCCTTTGGAGACGCCGTCTCAGTTTTTACCATTAGACAAAAGAAAT ACTGTGAAGAAAActagtgaaaaagaaaagaagaagagcaaCTTGGAGCTCTTCAAAGAAGAACTTAAACA gatCCAGGAAGAGAGGAACGAAAGGCACAAGATGAAAGGACGTGTCAGTCGTTTCGAACCTCTGCCCGGCATGGAGGGCAGGCGCTCAT cggATGGTTCTTCAAGAAGAAACCGTCCGTCCAGTG TTTTGGATGACAGCGCCCCAGGTTCCCATGATGTCGGAGACCCTTCCACTACTAACTTGTATCTTGGAAACATCAACCCACAG ATGAATGAGGAGATGTTGTGTCAGGAGTTTGGCCGTTATGGCCCTCTAGCCAGTGTGAAAATCATGTGGCCCCGGACGGATGAGGAGAGAGCTCGGGAGAGGAATTGTGGCTTTGTGGCCTTCATGAACAGGAGAGATGCTGAGCGAGCGCTCAAGAACCTAAATG GGAAAATGATAATGAACTTTGAGATGAAATTGGGGTGGGGCAAAGGTGTGCCCATTCCACCACATCCCATCTATATTCCTCCTTCTATGATGGAGCATACTCTCCCACCGCCTCCCTCTGGCCTACCGTTCAACGCCCAGCCCAGAGAGAGGCTAAAAAACCCAAATGCTCCCCTGCTTCCTCCACCGAAGAACAAGGAGGAGTTTGAGAAG ACTCTGTCGCAAGCCATAGTCAAAGTGGTTATCCCAACAGAAAg GAATTTGCTCTCTCTCATCCACCGCATGATCGAATTTGTGGTGCGTGAAGGCCCGATGTTTGAAGCCATGGTCATGAACCGAGAAATCAACAATCCGATGTACAG atttttatttgacaacCAGAGCCCGGCACATGTATATTACCGTTGGAAACTCTACACTATACTACAG GGTGAAACACCAGCCAAATGGCGAACAGAGGACTTTagaatgtttaaaaatggctcTTTGTGGCGTCCGCCGCCCCTTAATCCATACCTTCATGGTCCTTACGATGATGgagaggaaggggaggaggaggacgaggccAACAAGAAAGGCTGCTTGAAAGAAGA GGAGCGGGACAAATTGGAGGAGATGCTTCGAGGGTTGACTCCTCGGAGGGGCGACATTGCCGAGGCCATGCTGTTTTGTCTGAACCacgctgaagcagctgaagagatTGTCGAGTGCGTCACGGAGTCTCTCTCCATCCTAAAGACGCCTTTACCAAAAAAG attGCGCGGTTGTATCTAGTTTCTGATGTGCTCTACAACTCTTCTGCCAAAGTAACCAATGCGTCTTACTACAGAAAATA TTTTGAGACAAAGCTCTGCCAGATTTTCTCAGATCTCAACGCCACATACAAGGCAATCCAGGGGCACCTCCAGAGTGAGAACTTTAAG CAAAGGGTGATGTCGTGTTTCCGGGCGTGGGAAGACTGGGCCGTGTACCCTGATCCTTTCCTCATCAAGCTGCAGAACATCTTCCTGGGTCTTGTTAACCTCTCCTCAGAAAAGGAGGTCCCAAGTGTCGTTCCAGAG CCGGAGCCTGCAGAAGACCTCGACGGGGCTCCTTTTGGTGAATATGTGGACGGCACGCCGCTGGAGGATGTAGACGGTGTGCCCATCGATGCAAGGGCCCTGGATGGGGCACCAATCGACGGGGCCCCTCTGGATGACTTGGATGGAGTTCCCATTAAGCAGATGGAAGATGACATTGATGGAATACCTT TTGATCAGTCAAAGGAGGCAACATTCAAGGTAGCACCGTCAAAATGGGAAGCAGTGGATGAGGCAGAGCTGGAGGCTCAAG CTGTAACGACCTCCAAATGGGAAATATTCGAGCAACCAGAAGAATCCAAAAA GGATGAGGAGGACAGCGATGATGACGACAGGAGCCCTCGCTCAGACGATAACCAGAGCTACTCCAACCCCATCAGAGACGATTCGGACATGAAGGCCAAGATGTCTGAAATGAATGAGGAGAAACGCAGCAAGCTCAGAGAGATTGAG gTTAAAGTCATGAAGTTCCAGGATGAATTGGAGTCTGGGAAAAGACCCAAGAAGCCCGGTCAGAGCATtcaggagcaggtggagcacTACAGGGACAAACTATTACAGAAG gagaaagaaaaggagaaactaGAACgggagaaagagagggagaaaaaagaaaaggagaaagccGAGACACGGttaaaagagctgaagaagGAAAAGGAGAAGGATGACACCCCGACACGGAAGGAGAG CAGGAAGCGACATCACAGCGGGTCTCCCAGTCCCACGAGGAGTAGCAGCAGACGAGGCCGGTCCACCTCGCCTCGCTCTGAAAGGTCGGAACGCTCCGATCGGTCTTACTCTAAAGACACATCTTCCCGCGCGTCCCACAAAGATTCCCCTCGATCCAGCAACAAAAAATCATCCAAGAG ATCTCCATCTTCACCTCGCACACCTAAACGATCGAAGAGGTCGCGGTCCAGAACGCCCAAGAAATCAACAAAGAAGTCCCGCTCCAGATCAAGGTCTCCTCACAGATCTCACAAAAAGTCAAAGAAGAGCAAACACTGA
- the LOC108230383 gene encoding U2 snRNP-associated SURP motif-containing protein isoform X4, with translation MLPCFLHRRTRRSLRRNLLSLIHRMIEFVVREGPMFEAMVMNREINNPMYRFLFDNQSPAHVYYRWKLYTILQGETPAKWRTEDFRMFKNGSLWRPPPLNPYLHGPYDDGEEGEEEDEANKKGCLKEEERDKLEEMLRGLTPRRGDIAEAMLFCLNHAEAAEEIVECVTESLSILKTPLPKKIARLYLVSDVLYNSSAKVTNASYYRKYFETKLCQIFSDLNATYKAIQGHLQSENFKQRVMSCFRAWEDWAVYPDPFLIKLQNIFLGLVNLSSEKEVPSVVPEPEPAEDLDGAPFGEYVDGTPLEDVDGVPIDARALDGAPIDGAPLDDLDGVPIKQMEDDIDGIPFDQSKEATFKVAPSKWEAVDEAELEAQAVTTSKWEIFEQPEESKKDEEDSDDDDRSPRSDDNQSYSNPIRDDSDMKAKMSEMNEEKRSKLREIEVKVMKFQDELESGKRPKKPGQSIQEQVEHYRDKLLQKEKEKEKLEREKEREKKEKEKAETRLKELKKEKEKDDTPTRKERKRHHSGSPSPTRSSSRRGRSTSPRSERSERSDRSYSKDTSSRASHKDSPRSSNKKSSKRSPSSPRTPKRSKRSRSRTPKKSTKKSRSRSRSPHRSHKKSKKSKH, from the exons ATGCTCCCCTGCTTCCTCCACCGAAGAACAAGGAGGAGTTTGAGAAG GAATTTGCTCTCTCTCATCCACCGCATGATCGAATTTGTGGTGCGTGAAGGCCCGATGTTTGAAGCCATGGTCATGAACCGAGAAATCAACAATCCGATGTACAG atttttatttgacaacCAGAGCCCGGCACATGTATATTACCGTTGGAAACTCTACACTATACTACAG GGTGAAACACCAGCCAAATGGCGAACAGAGGACTTTagaatgtttaaaaatggctcTTTGTGGCGTCCGCCGCCCCTTAATCCATACCTTCATGGTCCTTACGATGATGgagaggaaggggaggaggaggacgaggccAACAAGAAAGGCTGCTTGAAAGAAGA GGAGCGGGACAAATTGGAGGAGATGCTTCGAGGGTTGACTCCTCGGAGGGGCGACATTGCCGAGGCCATGCTGTTTTGTCTGAACCacgctgaagcagctgaagagatTGTCGAGTGCGTCACGGAGTCTCTCTCCATCCTAAAGACGCCTTTACCAAAAAAG attGCGCGGTTGTATCTAGTTTCTGATGTGCTCTACAACTCTTCTGCCAAAGTAACCAATGCGTCTTACTACAGAAAATA TTTTGAGACAAAGCTCTGCCAGATTTTCTCAGATCTCAACGCCACATACAAGGCAATCCAGGGGCACCTCCAGAGTGAGAACTTTAAG CAAAGGGTGATGTCGTGTTTCCGGGCGTGGGAAGACTGGGCCGTGTACCCTGATCCTTTCCTCATCAAGCTGCAGAACATCTTCCTGGGTCTTGTTAACCTCTCCTCAGAAAAGGAGGTCCCAAGTGTCGTTCCAGAG CCGGAGCCTGCAGAAGACCTCGACGGGGCTCCTTTTGGTGAATATGTGGACGGCACGCCGCTGGAGGATGTAGACGGTGTGCCCATCGATGCAAGGGCCCTGGATGGGGCACCAATCGACGGGGCCCCTCTGGATGACTTGGATGGAGTTCCCATTAAGCAGATGGAAGATGACATTGATGGAATACCTT TTGATCAGTCAAAGGAGGCAACATTCAAGGTAGCACCGTCAAAATGGGAAGCAGTGGATGAGGCAGAGCTGGAGGCTCAAG CTGTAACGACCTCCAAATGGGAAATATTCGAGCAACCAGAAGAATCCAAAAA GGATGAGGAGGACAGCGATGATGACGACAGGAGCCCTCGCTCAGACGATAACCAGAGCTACTCCAACCCCATCAGAGACGATTCGGACATGAAGGCCAAGATGTCTGAAATGAATGAGGAGAAACGCAGCAAGCTCAGAGAGATTGAG gTTAAAGTCATGAAGTTCCAGGATGAATTGGAGTCTGGGAAAAGACCCAAGAAGCCCGGTCAGAGCATtcaggagcaggtggagcacTACAGGGACAAACTATTACAGAAG gagaaagaaaaggagaaactaGAACgggagaaagagagggagaaaaaagaaaaggagaaagccGAGACACGGttaaaagagctgaagaagGAAAAGGAGAAGGATGACACCCCGACACGGAAGGAGAG GAAGCGACATCACAGCGGGTCTCCCAGTCCCACGAGGAGTAGCAGCAGACGAGGCCGGTCCACCTCGCCTCGCTCTGAAAGGTCGGAACGCTCCGATCGGTCTTACTCTAAAGACACATCTTCCCGCGCGTCCCACAAAGATTCCCCTCGATCCAGCAACAAAAAATCATCCAAGAG ATCTCCATCTTCACCTCGCACACCTAAACGATCGAAGAGGTCGCGGTCCAGAACGCCCAAGAAATCAACAAAGAAGTCCCGCTCCAGATCAAGGTCTCCTCACAGATCTCACAAAAAGTCAAAGAAGAGCAAACACTGA